The genomic window ATAGTCTCTATTACCTTCAGCATAATCAAAAAGACCTGAGATATGTTGCAAACAATGTCTTATAGTAATTTGATTCGGGGCATAACCATCTGCTTTTAAAATGGATTGATGCTCTTCTGAAATATAATCGGCAATTGGATCATCAATACTTAATTTGTTGTTTTCATGCAATCTCAATATGGCTACTGATACGAATGTTTTGGTAATACTTGCAACCCTAAATGGTTGTTGAGCTGAAAGGAGATGATCTTTTTCGGTACTGTCAAAACCATAAGCTCCGGACCAGTTGATGTCCAAATTCGAAGCGATTACGGTCATGGAAACTCCTGAAAGCTTACCTTTAGAATTATTAATTTCAAGCTGCAAAAGTTCCTTAAAAGTTTTTTCAGGATTTTGATAATCTGTTTTTAAAACGATTGGTCTTGCGCAGTTTGTAAAGATAATAGCGGTAAAGAGGGTTAAAAATCGGAATAACATACTTTTTAATTTTAAACAAAATTCAGTTAGAAATTTTTAATCCCATTGTAAAAATTCGTCATAAGTTTATAGAGGACGAATTTCTGTAAAACTTGGAAGTGTTAGGATTTGTTTAGGAGTTAAAGAAGTATATCTTTTAATCTCTTTGATGAAATGCGATTGGTCGTAATAGTGGTATTTATTAATATAATATTGCCAGTCTGTATTTTTTGTACGGCAAATTTCTTGTACTGCGGATTTATAGCGTTGTAAAGACTCGTATTTTTTTGGTGTCAAACCAGTATCCCTTTTAAAATGCCTTTCTATAGTCGAATAAGAGTACTTTGTCATACGCATCATTCTCTGCAAGTCAAACCTGTCATCTGCTTGATCCATTATAGCAATGGTCAATCCTTCTCTTTCTTTCAGATAATTAGATAAAAACCAATGATCCAGTTCTTGCACTATTAACGAATCATCCGTTGTCTTTAATTTGCTTAAAAAAGACATAAAATGTTTTTTGCATATTTCATGAACCGGAATAATTGGGTTTTGCATTATTTTACTTGCATCAAAAGGAACAAAAGGTAATAAGGATGATAGTGCTTTTGATTTGAATTTAATTAATATGAATGACTTCAACCCTGATAAATCAACCTGTAAGGTTTGATCTATAAAAGAAAATAGTGTACTCACATTACTTTTAAACTCAATTCCTCTTGTTTTAAACATATAATATCCATCTAATACAAGTAGCATATCAGGCGTAATACCGGGATATGCATAGATCGTTTGAGGTATTTCCTTTAAGATTGTACTGGATTCGTTAACAATCCAGTAATAATCGATATGTTTTTGAATGCTTGTATGTTGGGGGAAGTATAGCATACTACATTGCCATAACTTTACGATTTATTTTTAGAAACTATCTTATCAAGCTGAAATAAAACCATTTTATCAAAAATACGGTCTCCCAAATATTTTCTTAGAAAAGGAAGAAGTGTCGAATATTTTCCGGCAGTATATCTTGTTTTTGGTTTGCGATCATGAACTGCTTTGATAATCTCGTCTACAATAACTTTTACCGGCGAACCTCCGTTTTTCTTAGTAAAACTTTCTTCTGAAGCGATGGCTACCGCCTTTGCCATCTCGTGATATGCAGAATTTCCAGAATATTTCAATAAAGGTTCGGACATCACATTGCCAAAATCTGTTTGAATTACCCCGGGTTCAATAAGTACTACATCAATATGAAAAGGCGTTACATCAAGTCGAAGACTATCTGACCAGCCTTCAAGCGCATGTTTGGTTGCATAGTACCAAGCTCCCAACGGACTGTAAATCTTTCCGCCGATGGAAGAAATATTTATAATCCTTCCTGCTTTTTGTTTACGCATATAGGGCAGACAAAGTTGCGTTATACGAGCTAAGCCGAATAGATTGACTTCAAATTGCTTACGGGCATCTTCTATGGGAATATCCTCAACTGCACCGTACAAACCATAGCCTGCATTGTTGATCAATACATCAATGCGTTGCTCTTTTTCTATTACTTTACTCACCACGTCTTGAATATCCGTATCAATAGTAATATCCATGGGTAAGGCGTGCCCTCCGGCTTCAACTAATTCTTTCATTTTTTCTACCCGCCGTGCTGCTCCGTAAACAATATGCCCTTGTTGTAATAAAGAAAGCGCAGTAGCTTTTCCAATACCCGAAGAAGCTCCGGTGATCATAATAACTTTTGGTTTCATGTGATAATTAGTCTTCCCCTAAAAACGGATAGCGGTAATCTACCGGTGATACGAAGGTCTCTTTAATGGTTCGTGGCGATACCCAACGTAATAAATTCAGGTAAGATCCGGCTTTATCATTAGTTCCGGATGCCCGAGCCCCGCCAAAAGGTTGTTGTCCGACTACCGCCCCGGTAGGTTTATCATTGATATAAAAATTACCAGCTGCATTTACTAAAGCTTCCGTAGCTTCTGTTGCCGCATAGCGATTTGTAGAAAAAACAGCTCCGGTCAGTGCATATTCTCCGGTAGTATCTACCAGTTCCAAAGTGTTAGCCCAATCCGAATCTTCATATATATAAATGGTAATTACCGGGCCAAAAAGTTCGGAACACATGGTTGTGTATGTAGGATTTTCTGTAACGATCACCGTAGGTTCTATAAAGTAACCTTCGGATTTATCGTAAGTACCGCCAATAATAATAGTAGCGTCCGTATCTTTTTTTGCCTGGTCAATATATGTAGCCAATTTATTAAAAGAACCTTCATGAATAACCGCCGTGATAAAGTTACTCATATCTTCCGGACTTCCCATTTTTAAAGAAGCTAGATCTTCTTTAAGGAATTTTAAGACTTCATTCCATAAACTTTTAGAAATGTAAGCTCGTGAAGCCGCACTACATTTTTGTCCCTGAAATTCAAAAGCCCCCCTTACAATTCCAGTAGCAACCTGTCTGGCATCCGCACTGGAGTGTGCAATAATAAAATCTTTTCCTCCGGTTTCCCCAACAATCCTGGGGTAGGTTTTATAGGTATGAATATTAGTTCCGATCTTTTGCCAAATATCTTTAAAAACATGCGTACTACCGGTAAAATGGATTCCGGAGAAATCCGGACTTGCTAGTATCGTATCCGTAATCATTACCGGATCTCCGTAGATTACATTAATAACCCCGTCCGGCACACCAGCTTCTTTAAAAATATCTACAATCACCTTAGCAGAATAGGCCTGACTGTCGCTGGGTTTCCATACTACTACATTTCCCATTAAAGCGGCACTTGCAGGTAAGTTTCCGGCAATCGCTGTGAAATTAAAAGGAGTGATAGCGTAGACAAATCCTTCCAAAGGTCGGTATTCCAATCGGTTCCATGCAGCAGATGTGGATTCGGGTTGATCTGCATAAATTTGAGTCATAAATGCTACGTTGAACCGTAAAAAATCAATAAACTCACAAGCAGCATCAATTTCAGCCTGAAAAATATTTTTAGACTGTGCTAGCATGGTCGCTGCATTAATTTTAGCCCGGTAAGGGCCCGCAATAAGTTCAGCTGCTCTTAAAAAAATAGCAGCCCGTTGTTCCCAGGGCATACGACTCCAGGATTTTCTGGCTTCCAGAGCGGTATCAATCGCTTGTTGTACGTGTG from Aquimarina sp. ERC-38 includes these protein-coding regions:
- a CDS encoding oxidoreductase; its protein translation is MKPKVIMITGASSGIGKATALSLLQQGHIVYGAARRVEKMKELVEAGGHALPMDITIDTDIQDVVSKVIEKEQRIDVLINNAGYGLYGAVEDIPIEDARKQFEVNLFGLARITQLCLPYMRKQKAGRIINISSIGGKIYSPLGAWYYATKHALEGWSDSLRLDVTPFHIDVVLIEPGVIQTDFGNVMSEPLLKYSGNSAYHEMAKAVAIASEESFTKKNGGSPVKVIVDEIIKAVHDRKPKTRYTAGKYSTLLPFLRKYLGDRIFDKMVLFQLDKIVSKNKS
- the pruA gene encoding L-glutamate gamma-semialdehyde dehydrogenase; its protein translation is MSKGFFKVPKAVNEPVLSYAPGTPERKRVLETYKKMYAQEIEVPLYINGKEITTGDTTRMAPPHDHKHTLGVFHKAEKTHVQQAIDTALEARKSWSRMPWEQRAAIFLRAAELIAGPYRAKINAATMLAQSKNIFQAEIDAACEFIDFLRFNVAFMTQIYADQPESTSAAWNRLEYRPLEGFVYAITPFNFTAIAGNLPASAALMGNVVVWKPSDSQAYSAKVIVDIFKEAGVPDGVINVIYGDPVMITDTILASPDFSGIHFTGSTHVFKDIWQKIGTNIHTYKTYPRIVGETGGKDFIIAHSSADARQVATGIVRGAFEFQGQKCSAASRAYISKSLWNEVLKFLKEDLASLKMGSPEDMSNFITAVIHEGSFNKLATYIDQAKKDTDATIIIGGTYDKSEGYFIEPTVIVTENPTYTTMCSELFGPVITIYIYEDSDWANTLELVDTTGEYALTGAVFSTNRYAATEATEALVNAAGNFYINDKPTGAVVGQQPFGGARASGTNDKAGSYLNLLRWVSPRTIKETFVSPVDYRYPFLGED
- a CDS encoding helix-turn-helix domain-containing protein, with the translated sequence MLYFPQHTSIQKHIDYYWIVNESSTILKEIPQTIYAYPGITPDMLLVLDGYYMFKTRGIEFKSNVSTLFSFIDQTLQVDLSGLKSFILIKFKSKALSSLLPFVPFDASKIMQNPIIPVHEICKKHFMSFLSKLKTTDDSLIVQELDHWFLSNYLKEREGLTIAIMDQADDRFDLQRMMRMTKYSYSTIERHFKRDTGLTPKKYESLQRYKSAVQEICRTKNTDWQYYINKYHYYDQSHFIKEIKRYTSLTPKQILTLPSFTEIRPL